A segment of the Denticeps clupeoides chromosome 2, fDenClu1.1, whole genome shotgun sequence genome:
AAAGTATGAAAAGACTTACTGCTGCTCGCCAACTTGAGCTTGGTTTTCTCCCGGGCGCTCCGGAAAATGCCATTCGGTTTGCCCTCGTCGTCCTCCCTCTCGTTGTCCCCCTTCCTCCTCTGCATGTCGTTCTGCTTCTTCTTGTACGTGGGCTTGGGCTGCCGCTTGGCCCGCTGCTCCAGCTTGCTGTCGCTGGCGTCAGAGTCCTCGGCGCTCTCCGAGCCAGACTCGTAGGACCTTTTCGAGCCCCGCCGCGTCTTTTTGTCCTCCGGGCTTTGCTTGTCTTCCGACGCTTTGCAGTCTTTACTCATCTCCAGGTCGCTGGACGTGGACGCGATGAGGTTGACGGAACACGGCTTGATGATCTCCGACACGGCGCTGCCCGGCTTTTCGGCTTTGCTCGTGTTGCGGTCTTCCTCCGAGTGCCTGGTGAGCCAGGCCTTCTTCAGCTTGTGGTAGTTGGTCTGGCTCATTTGGGCAGACTGCCCGTTGGGCAGAGGGCCACCTCTGTTGCCGGGTGGCGTGCCATCCGGCGCGGTGGCATGTGAGGTCTGGGGGGTTTTGGCGCCCGCGCTTTCGCTCTCTGGGGCGCCGGTTCCCCTCGCGGCCAGGgctgctttttgctttttcgGGTGGATAAAGTTCCCGGAGAAGGCTTGGCTGGGGGCAGCCTGTGCAGTGGCAGCTGTGCTGGGCGAGGCGGTCCGGGAGCCGCCCTCTTGGAGCTCCGCCCCCGACTGAGCCCTGGGTTTGAGGGGAGAGTTCTCAGTTCTACTAGCGCTGGTGCCGGTTGTGACGCTCATGGCTGACGAAGCGCAAGGCAGCTCAGATCCAGCTCGGCTCAAGACACTGAAGGTGGTGGGGGCAGAAGAGGCCAAGTCTGTCCTGGTATTGCACACAGAGCTGGCTGTGGTCACCACCGAACAAGGACCGATGCCCTGTGATGTCCTGATGAAGTTTTTCTTATACTGGGCGCAGGCGTCCTCCAAGTTAGTGTTTGGCAGAATGACTCTCCCAGGCTCCCTGGCTTCAGCCAGTTGGAGGCAGTCTGTCTGGTTCTTTCCTGCAAACGGTTTGGCTGCAACCGGATCCTTGGCCGAAACCTTCTGCCCTGGCAGGCCATCGTACTTTATGCATGTAGGCGGCCGGACAATAACAGATGCCGTGGCCGCCTGCTGCTTTCCTCTGACCTTATCCGAGAACCACTGGCCTTTTTCATGGCCTTGAGTTTCACTGGACCTCCACCCTTCCACCAGACCCATCTCCACTCCACTCTTCACGTCCCTGAGCTCCGGTAGCAGGGTGGGGGGCTTCTGCTGGTCCGAAACCTTCCCCGCTGAGCTGACGGGCTGGATGGGCGTGAGCGTGGGTGGCGTGAGTCGGCCGTAGCTGCCCGCCTCCTTGCACTCAAGGGTCTGCTGGGTGGGCGGGCGAAAGACGGGCGCCCGGTGAAGGGCGGGCATGCCACGGATCTGGCCGGACGGCGAGATGGCGGGGCTGCGGCGGTGCTCACTGGCCTGAGAGGTACTAAGGGGGTGCAAGGCCGCCTGTTGGGACAGCTGCTCGGTGATCTTGCCTGCCAGGCCCTCACTTTCAGGCTGGTGCTTAATGAGGGGAGGCGGCTTAGAAAGGGACTTGTTGCTACTACTGCTGCTACTGCTAGCACCGAAGGTCCCCAGGGACTGGAGGGGGCTGGAGGCCACTTGTGGAGCCCCACCTACCTTATCAAAGTAAGAGTTCATTTCTTTGGAGGGAAAGAGGTGGGGTGGCTCGTTCACTACGCTGGTGGACAGGGTGGTGAAGTAGTTGCTTTGCGGCAGTGACTGTGGAACAGAGTGCTTGAACTTGTAGAGGTCAGCTACTGGATGCTCCACCTCCTTGTCAGGCGGAACACTGAGGCCCTTGGAGGCCAAGGAGGGCAGGGTGGAGATACGGGAATACTGTTCCCTCTCCGACTCGTTGGAGCGGATCTTGGCGGTGTAGGGGGCCACCTCGATGCTCTCCTGCAGGATGCGACGGTTCTCCTCCTTGTACTTGATGGACCGGTCCACACAGTCCTGAACCAAACGAGATGACTTGCCATGGGGCTCCATGTACATGCGATGCAGATCTTTGCCCGTGGGAGTGCGGCTACGGTCCGACTCCTGTTTCAGATGGGTTGTGCCTAAAGTACGGATTGGGTCCACAAAGGCCTTCTTCTCCAGCTCTCTGAGAGACGGGAGAAAAAATTTTGACAATTAAACATCCAGAAGGAAAAGCACTTACAGTATTATGCCATTAGAATTGATTATATTACTGTGTGTACAAGGTACAGAAACACGATTCTGTTCCCCTAACAGGCTAATTAGCATTGCTTAACGTCCTCTGAAATTAAACATGTCTTTGGAGAAACATGCTAGGTGTGTAGTAGCAAGAAACTGTCAATTCTGAGGCAACAGTATGCACTTCCGCTAAACATGAGGTAACTGTTAGTTGTCAGGTCCAACTTCCCCTCTGGTCAATAGTCTAAAATATGACGTGACATTTGTTCCAAGCATTGCAAAATACTTCTCAGTTGAGAAGCGTAAACACATACTCCTTGTGGTGATCCCCAGGGGTCTTGCAGAGGGGGGGGCTGGGGTGTGCGGCGTTGATCTTGATGGGCCGGTGGGGCTCGGCACTGGCTGGCCTGCCTGGCATGTGGCTCAGTAACCCCAGGCCATCAGCTGAGGTCACAGGGGTGTGCTGGTGCAGCCAGGGGCTGGGCGTGTTCTGTTTCAAAGAGACTTCACTTTAGCAAAATGCACACAGCTTTAGTCCTATCTGGTGCAGAACAAGGTATTCTTCATGGTATTCAAACAAAACGGAAAGATGTCCAGCAGCCAGGGACGCCTGAGTGGTAGCAGTGGGTGTCTGACGCAATCCTGTTAAAACTGGACTCAGGCGTGTGTGAACAGATCAATATGCTCAGCAGCAGACGTTCCACCAGGGGGTTGTTTATCAGGATGAGCTCTTTGCCCTCCAACCCCAGAGCTGAAGAGGGGGAAGTGTGGCCGTTCCCTGACGACCTGCTCTAATGGCCGTGGCTGCACTGGGTATATAAACATAGATCTTTCTAGTAATCAGCCTCACAGGCTACGATAGAGATCACATTTTAACGGCTAATATTTAGAGGATTTAAAGACTACCAGAGGGGTTTTCACACCATTTAGTTATATTTCTGCATTCTTAGAATATTATTGCTATTAAAAAGATATTTGGACTATGAAAATCCCACTTCACTTAATGAGGTAACTTCATATGTTCTGTGTGAAAAAAGAAGGAAATAGGAACCTTAGAGAACTTACCCTCCTCAAACTAGGTTCTGAGTTCTCAGAATGCACCCATTTGGAGGAAGGCAGGTTGAGGCCGGGTGGATAGAAGTGGGTGCCGTTGGGGTACTGGCATATGATGGGGTACAGGCCCAGCTGGTTATAGTGGCCCCCGCCATGGGCCTGTGCCATGAGTTGGGGTGgaggctgctgctggaggaactgctgctgctggtgcggGTGGTGATGCGGCAGGGCCAAGTGGCCCAAACCGGCTGAGTCcagcagcgaggaggtgggcatgccgggcagcaccccggggagcAGGTGAGGGTGGTGCACGGAGTGGTGGGCACCGATGGAGGAGCCAGGCAGTAGGTGGGAGGGGTGGTGGGTGCTGGGTGTAAGGCAGCCCGGATGGGAGGAGCTGTGCATAGGATGGAGGTGCGGGTGAAGGTAGGTCACGTGGTTGGAGGGCTCGGGCTCTGGACGGACGAGGGCAGGGTCCCGGTAGATGGTGAAATGCTCGTTCTTGTCAATGATCAGCGGACTCTTGGTGGGTTCGCTGCGGGAGGGCACAGGCTTGAAGCTAGAGCGAGGTCCCTCCGCTTCGATTTTGCGGACAGAGGAAGCGTTGGGTATGTCCGTGTGCCGAACTTTCTGCTTCGACACCTCAGGGGCGGTGTGGGGTTTGGGTTTGGATGATTCCAGGACACTGTGCGTTTTCGACTTCATGATGTCGGGCGAGGGATTGCACTTGTGCTTTATACGCTCTGGGGACGTGTTGGACTTGGACTTGTGAACCTCTGGGGATGGGCTTGGCCGGTGTGGCTTGCGGACCTCGTCGGCGAGGGCGGCTTTTTTGATGCACGACGGAACAATGGCCGGGTACTGCTGCACCTTCTCCCGCTCCGCAATCGCTGCCGATTCGCTCACCGACGTGACCGGCCTGATCACCTCAGAGTGGACATACTCTATTTTGCTGCCGAGGCCCCGCACCATCTGCGAGGACTCGCTTTCGGACGTTCTGCAGTCTGTCGGCGTGGAGGGGGTGTTTAGCACCAAGTGCCTGGGCTCGGGCACGTAGGGTTCCGCCTTCTGGGACGCCAGCAACGCCGACACTGCCTCCGTGCTTTCCCGCGAGGTGGGCAGCGAGTTGGCGTCCTCCGTGATGTCGATGACGCACTTGGGCGTCTGTGAGACGCCGTAATGATCCTTGGCCATGTTTGTCACAGTGCTCATCTCAACAATGCAACCCTGCACCTCTGCGGGGGCCAGAGGGGACCGGCGCTCCACGCCCCAACACTCCCTCTCGACGCCAGCCCCCTGCGGCGCGGCCACGGACGCCGGCGCGGCCTTGCCGTCCTTCTCCTCCGCTGGCCGGTCCTCCCAGGGGGACAGCCTGCACCTCAGGggctgatgctgctgctcctcctcgtCCGGCGTGGGACTGGCTTTTGAAATGCTCTTGCCCCTCAGTTCGTTCTCGGAGCTGGGCTCCGAGGAGGAGTCGACCGCCCCTCGCCTGTGCGAGTTCTCAGAGTCGCTGCTCTCGGAGACGTCAGACGCCTCCGTTTTCAGCCTCTTAAGGCTGCCCTTCTTCTCATCCTCCTCGGCTTTCCTGCGCTTGCTCACCGTGTGCTTGCTCTTGTTTTTGGAGACTTCTGGAGGGATCAAAGCAAGAAAATGCTTTAACATAACGTGTAAAGATCAAAGAAAACCAGAGGTTAgacttttattcacatttacttGTAGCACTTAAACTGTAACTGTAATTACGTCCTATTAtgctacatttatggcattacaATACCTCTAAGTAGGGTTTATAGTAATTGTCAAAGTTAATTACCGACCGTAAAAGCATAAGTATAGAGGAGACATTGAAAACGGTTACATTCAACCAAATATTGACTCAAGTCACCTTCCAAAGACAGTACACATGACCGATACAGTGGAAAGGACGGTGCATAACCTGAACGAACCGATACGGTGAGGTAAGGGGGACCTGAAAAAGAACATGATGTCATCGTCTACTTCCATTAGCGGTGGTCCTGCCGACGCTTGAGAAATGCCGCCCAGGGTGGATTTATGTCCGCATAAAACGTCCATTTCTCTGCAGCTCCAGCTTCGCTCCCGGACTTTTTTGGCAGTCAGTAATGCAAAACGATAAATCACCCCCACACCAATCAACCAGTTCATTATGGATTTTTTCTTcgtttttttgcttgttttataaAAGCTCTACCGAATCACAAATCACTGAAAACAGAGCATATGCTGTGgcattaaaatatgattttttattttttttttttacctccccTCGCTGAGCTGTCTACTTTCTCTTCTTTGACCTTGTCGTCGTCAGGGGTGCTGCTGTCTGAGCCCTTCCTGCGGGCTCTTCCCTTCTGCTGGCTCGGAGATGACTGTGactgctgctggtgctgatgggaatgatgctgctgctgctgctgctgctgctgctgagcctgctgggattgctgctgttgctgggaCTGGCCAGCCTGCTTGGGCGTGGAGCTGGATGAGTTCATGACCGGTCTTGGGCTGTTCGCCTGGGCTCGTGTGTAGTGACCCTGCATGGACACACAAGCATTTTAACACATCACAGATCCAAATGAAACATACAtacttattcattttaatttaccaCCAACACCTAcactaaaaaaacagaaaaaaaaacaacaacacagcaCTACGCTTAAAAGAAGAGTTCCTATGGCTCTCAACTAcgtaaaaaatacagaaacaggAAACAGCATTAATAAGAAAGTCCTCTTATCTTATGCTACAGCTAGGGTGGGGTATGCAGTGGCTGGGGGGGTAAAAAAGCACTAGCTCTACATCTACTGCATCTACGGAGGCCGCGGCCCGGTACCTGAGAGTTTCCTGTGGTGCCGGTGGGTCTCCCTCCTGCGGTCTGCTTGCATATCCccaattaatgttttaaaaatagaaaaaacagagagaaacagaatagaggggaaaaaaataaaagtggaacACAGATATAGCTTGTTAATAATAAAGGGACCAGTGATacgttcactttttaaaaaaaaaaaaaacgtccaggGCTCGTTTGTGATTACTCAGTTaaccaaaagaaaagaacatttctAAGCACATAGGAACTTTACTTTAAAGCTAGCCATGAACACGGGTGGCGGTGGATGTCCCACACACGGCACAACACATGACActgtgtcacacacaaacacaaatcgaTTAAAACCAAAGGGTTACGACAAGGAGGAATAACAGACAAGCGCACAGGACCTGGCAACACGACATCCTGCTCAAAATGtacagtgggttttttttctcttacacACCCAAAAACAAATATGAATCTTCTGAATGTTCTAGATCTAGGCTAAAGCTGTAAATACACGTCTGCATATTATTACTATTTGGTTAGCGGCGGCTATCAGCGGCACATGGCGGTGCGGGGTGTAGCCGGCGAGGCAGACACTCACGTGGGCTGCGTTGGCGTTGTGGCTGGATCGAGACCGCCGCCTGGACGTGATGCCGATGTTCTCTCCTTTCAGTAAAGAGTGCACAACGTCATCGAGAAAGGTCATCTGTACCATGGAGGGGTCAACATTCTGAGGCTCTAGTACCTATAGGACCAGAGAGCGGAGAAACTCACGCAAGCGTAAAGATGGCCGTTTCATATTGCGCTCTAACGCGGCACTGCGCAGAGGAAACAAGCGCTCTTTTCTAGAAATAGGTCTTGCCTGGTCGTTCATCACCACCATAGTGCGGCTGAAGAGGTCGTGGTGGGTGATGATCCCTGTGAACCACTGCGTGGCCGAGTCTTGTCTGTAAACTCGCACTCTGTAGCCATTTAACGAGTAGGGACCTGTCGGAGGGGAGAGGGGTGGAGAATGAGCAGACACGACAATGCGGTCGCGCATGGCAACGgttacaacaacacacacacacacacacacacacacacacacacacacacacacaggtcgcTGTTTTGTTTTCAGTCATCCAGCTCTCCCAGAGGAGTAATTATCCACTCGCGGCCCGACTACCTGATTTGGGGCTGTTTCAGAAGAGCGACGCCCCGCCCAGCAGAGCATCCAGTTATTAACAGTTTAATACCAAATCCAAATGCGCAAATTAAAACCTAAATTTCAATTAGAATGATGTGTTGTCACTTTGAAAACGCAGCCAATGGGCTGATTTGCATTTGATTGACCTTCATGTAGTTTGTATTTTGTGCTGTCTTGTTTATAATCGgtttattgtgtatgtgtgtattatatCGTGCTGGCTTTCTATTTCTATTGCATTTTGTCGCTTGAGAGGATGCCAGAACTACTTATTACGGAACTAATTATGAAATACCtaatttaaaattcatattatagttattaaaacaaaagataTAAATGAGAAGCATTTTCCTTATCCCttcatttaatattaattttaatgtgGCATGAAAAAGGATTCTGGGATACTGGCAAACtgttattcattcattaaattacAAGCCTTCAAACGTGTgcgcatgtacacacacacacacacacacacacacacacacacacacacgcactccaCAAAAGaatacatcatttaaaaaaagagcagccattttttttccGGTAAAAACCCTCAGCTTCAGATTCTTTCCACTCCCTCGTCTCTTCTCTGCTGCCAAGTTCAACAGCGATCTCTAATTGTGGGGCTGGAATTTCTGTCGTGGACCCTGTAAACAAGAGCGTTTGCCAAAACCACCggaacgccccccccccccacccccaccaaaGGTGGCTGCTGCCCAGCGTGTCGGCCTGTCGGCTTGAGCGCAAACAGGTACAAAGGCCAAAGTTAGTGCGTTTGGCCTGAGGCTGAGCGGACAGTATTTACAGAGCACAGAATTAGCCAGAGAGGGaacagcgcgcacacacacacacacacacacacacacacacacacacacacacaggctaaaTCGATCGATCGTGTTTACCTTGCATAAAAATCTCCTGAACCTTTTGATCTTTGACCCAGGCTTTCACTTCTTCATGAAGCTGAGGGTTGTCCCTGAGAACAGGACTCAAGCTGTCCACTTCATCctacaagacaaaaaaaaaaaaacacacacatgaacacacacccacacacacacacacacacacacacacacacaaagcaatgCGCTTGGATTTAAATGTCACACACATGTGATGTGTCCATCTccagtaaaaatgtgaaaatatccAGCTTCATTAAAGATGTtggggttgtttttttgtgagagAGCCAAACCCCGCTGAAGGTTCCGAGAAGAACAGTCAACAAAACCCAAAGCAATTACCCCTGAATAGTCACACAACCCGAAGCAATCAATACCTGGCGGGCGATGGCGGGGCGGCCTGTTAGATCAGCACAGATCTGACAGAGCGGCACGCTGCGTTTCACGACGCTTTATCTTCCTGTTGCGTTTATTCTTTATCGGAATGCCTGCAACTCCGAAAGGGCACCGCGCACACGCCCAGGCTGATTCGtcacgattcgattatgattacAGATCAAAGACTAACGATTCTCAATGCAAAatgattcattacattttttcttccttcaataaatagaaaaacacATGCTAGCAGGATCCCCAAGCGTTTCTGGTTTGGTGGTCTGCATTCATGCAAATCTCTCAAAATTTACAGCTACGGATTATGACATCACATGACTGATGACCCACAGATCTGTCCAAACACGTCGTCAGCATGTCTCGGATCCAGGAAGAGGGTTACGTTGCTTAATCTACATAATGTGAATAATTCACctaatgaattattatttggAATCGTAAACGTTCACATCATGATTCATGTTCAGCTGCTCTCTGTAAAGGAATCCCATGTTAAGTTTTTAAAGTTGATGCtatatgtgtgcttgtgtgtgtgtgtgcgcgtgagatGTGTCTATTtctgagtgcgtgtgtgtgtgtgtgtgtgtatgtgtgtgtgtgtgtatatatatatatatagttgaaagtgtgtgtgtatgtgtgttcactTTGTGCAGTCAGCAGGGGTCATTCGGGGTAAGAGGGAAATCCACCCACCACTTCCATTAATTGTTGCTGGTGATGAGGAGTGgaaacagagctggagggggagggggggtatTTACACAACCGCACAGCAGGCCTGATAAACGCAGACCGTGGAAAAACCCTGCTGCTCtcctcatctcacacacacacacacacacacacacctttacaaGGAAAGCTCCTGCATGCGACTAATATTGGTGCAAGGATACATCATCATAATACACTATATTCCAGCGAGTGACATATATCATATGTaccttgagagagagagagagagagagaatatatatatatatacacacacacacacacacacacacacacacacacatacatacatacatacatactatactgtgtatatatatatatatacacacacacacacacacacacacacacacacacagacctttaCAAGGAAAACTCCTGCATGCGACTAATATTGGTGCAAGGATACATCATCATAATACACTATATTCCAGCGAGTGACATATCATATGTaccttgagagagagagagagagagagagagagagagagagagagagagagagagagagagagaatatatatatatatatatacacacacacacatacatacatacatactatactgtatatacacacacacacacacacacatacatacatacatacatacatactatactgtatatacacacacacacacacacacacatatatacacacttgctaccattgtgtgtctgagcaagacatttaaccctgagtgtctccaggggggggactgtccctgtcaataCTGAGTGTCGCTCTGGATGTGCAACAAGAGGGTACCTGGGAGGTAAAATTGGGTAAACTGAACACTGCACTATATACACACTTACACTTATAAACAGTTCTAGGTAGAGGAATTAACACCGCTGCAATGTGCCGTACGGTTTAAAATGTGGTCGAACTGAGAGCCCGTTTCATCCCTGCTGCGAAACCCTCATTATCAGTCCTGCAACGTCCGGACGGGGGACACAAAACGTCATAATCGTGACAGCGAACGAGCTTAAAGCAGCGACCGGAAGACCTAAAAGATGAATGAGATTCGGTTAGAACGTgtgaaatgttctttatttcttctttctccTCAAACTTTCTACAGGCTGCAGGCCATCACGTCAAGAGTCTGTGCTACTAGAGTACGATTCATGcaataataatgacaacaatAAACCGCGGCGCGATTCTCATGCCGCCCGCGTCCGTACCACTGCGAAGAATAGAACTGCGCGTGGAAGATCGTTGCGCTGCGTACAGAGCTTGCCTCCCATCCTCCCATCTCCCTTTCAGCGGCCGCCCCGCTCGCGCCCCGGGGAAGAACAGAGCGGCCTGCCCTGCTCGTCCATCACCCGAACAGCAG
Coding sequences within it:
- the jmjd1cb gene encoding probable JmjC domain-containing histone demethylation protein 2C isoform X1 codes for the protein MAVEARPELVGKRFLCVGGDAPPELGEIGRWGWRAGVVRAVTHRDNDNPELAVYVEFDDLEWDKREWVKVYEDFQIFLVEHQLVWAKRKEANQLQGTKAKQVQWPALTFKPLVGKTVLGSTTAVEFFSNRQLDFLTDDGAYQPYQDEVDSLSPVLRDNPQLHEEVKAWVKDQKVQEIFMQGPYSLNGYRVRVYRQDSATQWFTGIITHHDLFSRTMVVMNDQVLEPQNVDPSMVQMTFLDDVVHSLLKGENIGITSRRRSRSSHNANAAHQTAGGRPTGTTGNSQGHYTRAQANSPRPVMNSSSSTPKQAGQSQQQQQSQQAQQQQQQQQQHHSHQHQQQSQSSPSQQKGRARRKGSDSSTPDDDKVKEEKVDSSARGEVSKNKSKHTVSKRRKAEEDEKKGSLKRLKTEASDVSESSDSENSHRRGAVDSSSEPSSENELRGKSISKASPTPDEEEQQHQPLRCRLSPWEDRPAEEKDGKAAPASVAAPQGAGVERECWGVERRSPLAPAEVQGCIVEMSTVTNMAKDHYGVSQTPKCVIDITEDANSLPTSRESTEAVSALLASQKAEPYVPEPRHLVLNTPSTPTDCRTSESESSQMVRGLGSKIEYVHSEVIRPVTSVSESAAIAEREKVQQYPAIVPSCIKKAALADEVRKPHRPSPSPEVHKSKSNTSPERIKHKCNPSPDIMKSKTHSVLESSKPKPHTAPEVSKQKVRHTDIPNASSVRKIEAEGPRSSFKPVPSRSEPTKSPLIIDKNEHFTIYRDPALVRPEPEPSNHVTYLHPHLHPMHSSSHPGCLTPSTHHPSHLLPGSSIGAHHSVHHPHLLPGVLPGMPTSSLLDSAGLGHLALPHHHPHQQQQFLQQQPPPQLMAQAHGGGHYNQLGLYPIICQYPNGTHFYPPGLNLPSSKWVHSENSEPSLRRNTPSPWLHQHTPVTSADGLGLLSHMPGRPASAEPHRPIKINAAHPSPPLCKTPGDHHKEELEKKAFVDPIRTLGTTHLKQESDRSRTPTGKDLHRMYMEPHGKSSRLVQDCVDRSIKYKEENRRILQESIEVAPYTAKIRSNESEREQYSRISTLPSLASKGLSVPPDKEVEHPVADLYKFKHSVPQSLPQSNYFTTLSTSVVNEPPHLFPSKEMNSYFDKVGGAPQVASSPLQSLGTFGASSSSSSSNKSLSKPPPLIKHQPESEGLAGKITEQLSQQAALHPLSTSQASEHRRSPAISPSGQIRGMPALHRAPVFRPPTQQTLECKEAGSYGRLTPPTLTPIQPVSSAGKVSDQQKPPTLLPELRDVKSGVEMGLVEGWRSSETQGHEKGQWFSDKVRGKQQAATASVIVRPPTCIKYDGLPGQKVSAKDPVAAKPFAGKNQTDCLQLAEAREPGRVILPNTNLEDACAQYKKNFIRTSQGIGPCSVVTTASSVCNTRTDLASSAPTTFSVLSRAGSELPCASSAMSVTTGTSASRTENSPLKPRAQSGAELQEGGSRTASPSTAATAQAAPSQAFSGNFIHPKKQKAALAARGTGAPESESAGAKTPQTSHATAPDGTPPGNRGGPLPNGQSAQMSQTNYHKLKKAWLTRHSEEDRNTSKAEKPGSAVSEIIKPCSVNLIASTSSDLEMSKDCKASEDKQSPEDKKTRRGSKRSYESGSESAEDSDASDSKLEQRAKRQPKPTYKKKQNDMQRRKGDNEREDDEGKPNGIFRSAREKTKLKLASSNGIPRSVLKDWRKVKKLKQTGESFLQDDSCSEIGPNLQKCRECRVVRSKKGEEPAHSPVFCRFYYFRRLSYSKNGVIRIDGFSSPDQYDEEAISLWAPDMCEENELDLETSKYILSYIGDKFCQLVVTENTAASWIKKDAKIAWKRAVRGVREMCDACETTLFNIHWVCQKCGFVVCLDCYKARERKSSKDKELYAWLKCVKGQPHDHKHLMPTQIIPGTVLTDLVNAMHMLRDKYAIKSHCVCAGKQNAVLNKLPSTNGVSQVLQNVLNHSNKIALCKPEGLPQNASQKPEANGGGAGSPASDGSPDSKLAPPESQSPLHFLADLAEQKSREEKKENKESLGKLKEEKEACDGLDALHCKASSLVSNSSEQGSTLRDLLTTTAGKLRLGSTDAGIAFAPVYSTVPQMGKSGRSMPNILDDIIASVVENKIPASRGAKLNCKHEPSEEPRAERKKSAPEEPSVKLYAEIPHCWLYERRLLWLKDHRSSSNWRLFRECWKQGQPVLVSGVHKKLNASLWKAESFNQEFADHQGDLLNCKDGVVSNSGIKEFWDGFEDLTKRPKSKDGDTIVYRLKDWPSGEEFMALMPSRYDDLMKNLPLPEYSDPEGNLNLASHLPSFFVRPDLGPRLCCAYGVAASQEQDFGTANLHMEVSDIVSILVYVGVAKGNGVLSKTGVLKRLEEEDLDDNVKKRLKDSSETPGALWHIYVSKDVEKIKEFLHKVAKEQEVDVPAEHDPIRDPGWYLSRKLRQRLLEEHGVQCWTVVQFLGDSVLIPAGALHQVQNLHSCVQVINDFVSPEHVVHSFHLTQELRSSKEEMNYEDKLQVKNIFYHCVKNAVGTLKRCCDEELNEEDEKS
- the jmjd1cb gene encoding probable JmjC domain-containing histone demethylation protein 2C isoform X4 yields the protein MQGPYSLNGYRVRVYRQDSATQWFTGIITHHDLFSRTMVVMNDQVLEPQNVDPSMVQMTFLDDVVHSLLKGENIGITSRRRSRSSHNANAAHQTAGGRPTGTTGNSQGHYTRAQANSPRPVMNSSSSTPKQAGQSQQQQQSQQAQQQQQQQQQHHSHQHQQQSQSSPSQQKGRARRKGSDSSTPDDDKVKEEKVDSSARGEVSKNKSKHTVSKRRKAEEDEKKGSLKRLKTEASDVSESSDSENSHRRGAVDSSSEPSSENELRGKSISKASPTPDEEEQQHQPLRCRLSPWEDRPAEEKDGKAAPASVAAPQGAGVERECWGVERRSPLAPAEVQGCIVEMSTVTNMAKDHYGVSQTPKCVIDITEDANSLPTSRESTEAVSALLASQKAEPYVPEPRHLVLNTPSTPTDCRTSESESSQMVRGLGSKIEYVHSEVIRPVTSVSESAAIAEREKVQQYPAIVPSCIKKAALADEVRKPHRPSPSPEVHKSKSNTSPERIKHKCNPSPDIMKSKTHSVLESSKPKPHTAPEVSKQKVRHTDIPNASSVRKIEAEGPRSSFKPVPSRSEPTKSPLIIDKNEHFTIYRDPALVRPEPEPSNHVTYLHPHLHPMHSSSHPGCLTPSTHHPSHLLPGSSIGAHHSVHHPHLLPGVLPGMPTSSLLDSAGLGHLALPHHHPHQQQQFLQQQPPPQLMAQAHGGGHYNQLGLYPIICQYPNGTHFYPPGLNLPSSKWVHSENSEPSLRRNTPSPWLHQHTPVTSADGLGLLSHMPGRPASAEPHRPIKINAAHPSPPLCKTPGDHHKEELEKKAFVDPIRTLGTTHLKQESDRSRTPTGKDLHRMYMEPHGKSSRLVQDCVDRSIKYKEENRRILQESIEVAPYTAKIRSNESEREQYSRISTLPSLASKGLSVPPDKEVEHPVADLYKFKHSVPQSLPQSNYFTTLSTSVVNEPPHLFPSKEMNSYFDKVGGAPQVASSPLQSLGTFGASSSSSSSNKSLSKPPPLIKHQPESEGLAGKITEQLSQQAALHPLSTSQASEHRRSPAISPSGQIRGMPALHRAPVFRPPTQQTLECKEAGSYGRLTPPTLTPIQPVSSAGKVSDQQKPPTLLPELRDVKSGVEMGLVEGWRSSETQGHEKGQWFSDKVRGKQQAATASVIVRPPTCIKYDGLPGQKVSAKDPVAAKPFAGKNQTDCLQLAEAREPGRVILPNTNLEDACAQYKKNFIRTSQGIGPCSVVTTASSVCNTRTDLASSAPTTFSVLSRAGSELPCASSAMSVTTGTSASRTENSPLKPRAQSGAELQEGGSRTASPSTAATAQAAPSQAFSGNFIHPKKQKAALAARGTGAPESESAGAKTPQTSHATAPDGTPPGNRGGPLPNGQSAQMSQTNYHKLKKAWLTRHSEEDRNTSKAEKPGSAVSEIIKPCSVNLIASTSSDLEMSKDCKASEDKQSPEDKKTRRGSKRSYESGSESAEDSDASDSKLEQRAKRQPKPTYKKKQNDMQRRKGDNEREDDEGKPNGIFRSAREKTKLKLASSNGIPRSVLKDWRKVKKLKQTGESFLQDDSCSEIGPNLQKCRECRVVRSKKGEEPAHSPVFCRFYYFRRLSYSKNGVIRIDGFSSPDQYDEEAISLWAPDMCEENELDLETSKYILSYIGDKFCQLVVTENTAASWIKKDAKIAWKRAVRGVREMCDACETTLFNIHWVCQKCGFVVCLDCYKARERKSSKDKELYAWLKCVKGQPHDHKHLMPTQIIPGTVLTDLVNAMHMLRDKYAIKSHCVCAGKQNAVLNKLPSTNGVSQVLQNVLNHSNKIALCKPEGLPQNASQKPEANGGGAGSPASDGSPDSKLAPPESQSPLHFLADLAEQKSREEKKENKESLGKLKEEKEACDGLDALHCKASSLVSNSSEQGSTLRDLLTTTAGKLRLGSTDAGIAFAPVYSTVPQMGKSGRSMPNILDDIIASVVENKIPASRGAKLNCKHEPSEEPRAERKKSAPEEPSVKLYAEIPHCWLYERRLLWLKDHRSSSNWRLFRECWKQGQPVLVSGVHKKLNASLWKAESFNQEFADHQGDLLNCKDGVVSNSGIKEFWDGFEDLTKRPKSKDGDTIVYRLKDWPSGEEFMALMPSRYDDLMKNLPLPEYSDPEGNLNLASHLPSFFVRPDLGPRLCCAYGVAASQEQDFGTANLHMEVSDIVSILVYVGVAKGNGVLSKTGVLKRLEEEDLDDNVKKRLKDSSETPGALWHIYVSKDVEKIKEFLHKVAKEQEVDVPAEHDPIRDPGWYLSRKLRQRLLEEHGVQCWTVVQFLGDSVLIPAGALHQVQNLHSCVQVINDFVSPEHVVHSFHLTQELRSSKEEMNYEDKLQVKNIFYHCVKNAVGTLKRCCDEELNEEDEKS